The genomic DNA AACAGGGTGAGCGTGACGTGAGCCGGAAGGGGGATGACGACGAGCCGACCGACCGCGTGACGGATGCCCTGTTGCACGGATCGGCGTACGAGCGGCTGCGGTTCCGCCGTCACGGGTTCTTCCAGCAGCCCATCCCGCAGAAGATCCGGGCGGGGAGCGGGCTGCTGTTCGCCCTCGCCGGGGTACTGCCGCTCATGGCCGCGTTCCCGGTCGGTGTGCGCGAGACGGTGGGGCCGGTCCCGATGGCCTCGCCGAAGATCATCGTCCTCGGGCTCATCGGTGGGACCGTCGTCTTCGTCTGTGGACTGGGGCTGGCGACGCTCGGGGCCGCACGGCTCCGACTCGAGGGCCGGATGACCGAGGAGCGGGCGCACACGCTGTTGTCGCTTGAGGAGGTCGCCTCCCTGCTCGGGCTCGGCACCGGTGGCCTCGCCATCCTCCTCACGCTGGGGTTCGTCCTGCTTGGGCACGGCGGGATGCGCGCGGTCGAGACCTACATCCGGCTGGCCGGGCGGAGCCCATACGCCGCCAGCGGCGTGCCCATCACGGTCGCCGAGGTGGCGACGAGCGCCTTCGTCGCCGCCGTGGCGCTGTACGTCCTCGCGCAGGCCATCCACCTCCAGTTCCGTCTCAGGCTCGACGCGTCCGGGGCCGACCCCATCCGGGGGTGACGGCCCGACCCCGGTAGTGTAGGGGGCATCGCGACCCGGTGACGGAGGCGAAGGCAGAAGTGGGTCCCCGGAGTGCGTGCGGGTATGACCGACCGACGGGTCGCGCCCTCCCGCCGCGGCTTCCTCCGACTCGGGGCCGGCGCGGCCGCAGCCGCCGGCCTCGCCGGCTGTACGACGCTCGCCGACCCCGCCAGCTCCGACTTCGAGACGGCCGCGACCGCACAGTTCCGTGGCGGCCTCGAGCGGCACGGCTACCAGACGGACGGGACCGTCCCCGACGACGTCGAGGTGGCGTGGTCCCACCCCGTCAACACGGGCGACCACACCGCGGCGAAGGCCAGCTTCGTCCACGCCCCTGCCGACGCCGTGCGGGCGGCGACCGGCGACGAGGACGCGGGCGACCGCCTCGTCGTCCCGGGCGACGACGGGACGGTGCGAGCCTTCACACCCGACGGCGAGTTGCTGTGGGCCTCGGCCATCCAGCCCGCGAGCCGTGGCATCCACGGGACGCCCGCCGTCGCCGGGGGGCTGGTCTACATCGGCGGCTACGACGGTGGGCTGTACGCGTTCGACCTCGGGAGCGGCGAACGGGTCTGGCGCCGGAAGCTCGGCGACGCCATCGGCTCCTCGCCGGCCTACCACGACGGCGACGTCTACATCGCCGTCGAGTACTACACCCCCAGCGGGGGCGTGTTCGGGGTGGACGCGGCCACCGGTGGCGGGCGCTGGGGTGACCGCCGGGTGACCGACCACCCCCACTCCACCATCGCCATCGACCGCGACGCGGGGCGGCTCGTCGTCGGGTCGAACGACGGCTACCTCTACGCCTGGAGCTACCCGGAACTGGAGTTCCAGTGGCGCTTCGAGACGGGCGACGCCATCAAGGGCCCCGTCGCCACCTACGACGGGGGAGCCTTCTTCGGGTCGTGGGACCGGAACGTCTACCGCGTCGACCTGGCGGACGGGACCGAGGACTGGGCGTTCGGGACGAACGGGCTCGTGATGAGCGGTCCCGCCATCGACGTCGGGCGGGGGGTCTGCTACGTCGGCAGTCACGATGGCAACCTCTACGCGCTCGACGCCGACGAGGGAACCGAGCTGTGGCGGTTCGGCACGGGCGGGCGGGTCGTCGGCTGCCCGGTGACGACCGGGACCCGCGTCGTCTGCGGGTCGAAGGACCGCTCGGTCTACGCCCTCGACACCAGCGACGGGACTGAGGTGTGGTCACTGGAACTCGACGGCTGGGTGACGAGTACGCCGCTCGTGACCGGCCGTGGCATCTACGTCGCCGAGCGCGCACCCGAGGGCGCCGACGGCCCGCCCGGCCACGCGTACGCGCTCCGCCCGGCGTAGGCGCCCCGTGAGCGTTCCGGGACGACCCTCCCGTGGGCGTCCCGGGACGACCCCGCGAAACAGGGACCGGCGGGGACGAGGCGTAATCGACGACCCCGACAACAACCTCGCTTGAATCAGGACAAACAGGCACGAGGAGCGCCTGAACCTCCGTTAGAGTCAAACGCCACCCGCACGCAGGGGGGGTATGAGCACGGAGCAGGAACCCGAGCAGCGGACCATCCGGTGTCTGGTAGCGAAAGTCGGCCTCGACGGCCACGACCGCGGCGCACACGTCATCGCGCGGGCGTTCCGCGACGCCGGCTTCGAAGTCATCTACTCCGGCCTGCACAAGGCACCCGACGAGATCGTACAGGCCGCCGTCCAGGAGGACGTCGACGTGCTGGGCATCTCCATCCTCTCGGGCGCGCACAACACGCTCGTCCCGAAGATCGTCGAGGGGCTCAAGGAGTACGGCGCCTTCGAGGACACCCTCATCATCGTCGGCGGCATCATCCCCGAGGACGACCGCCCGGGGCTCAGAGAGGCCGGCGTCGCCGAGATCTTCGGTCCCGGCGCCTCCATGCAGGAGACCATCGACTTCGTCCGCGAGAACGCGCGCGAGCGGTAGTCCATGGGAGAGGAACTGATCGACGACC from Haloglomus litoreum includes the following:
- a CDS encoding PQQ-binding-like beta-propeller repeat protein; protein product: MTDRRVAPSRRGFLRLGAGAAAAAGLAGCTTLADPASSDFETAATAQFRGGLERHGYQTDGTVPDDVEVAWSHPVNTGDHTAAKASFVHAPADAVRAATGDEDAGDRLVVPGDDGTVRAFTPDGELLWASAIQPASRGIHGTPAVAGGLVYIGGYDGGLYAFDLGSGERVWRRKLGDAIGSSPAYHDGDVYIAVEYYTPSGGVFGVDAATGGGRWGDRRVTDHPHSTIAIDRDAGRLVVGSNDGYLYAWSYPELEFQWRFETGDAIKGPVATYDGGAFFGSWDRNVYRVDLADGTEDWAFGTNGLVMSGPAIDVGRGVCYVGSHDGNLYALDADEGTELWRFGTGGRVVGCPVTTGTRVVCGSKDRSVYALDTSDGTEVWSLELDGWVTSTPLVTGRGIYVAERAPEGADGPPGHAYALRPA
- a CDS encoding cobalamin B12-binding domain-containing protein codes for the protein MSTEQEPEQRTIRCLVAKVGLDGHDRGAHVIARAFRDAGFEVIYSGLHKAPDEIVQAAVQEDVDVLGISILSGAHNTLVPKIVEGLKEYGAFEDTLIIVGGIIPEDDRPGLREAGVAEIFGPGASMQETIDFVRENARER